ATCGAACGGCATGGGGAAGAACTTATGGGCGACGTGGTCCCAGAAGGGGCAGGCGCCGTCGGGCGTGAAGACGCCGCGCAGCTCGGCCAGCACCGTGTCGGCGAACAGGTCGGGCTCGGCCCCGATAAGCATGTAGCGCGACTGGCTCAGCAGCCGCCCGGCCCCGCCCTTGCGCCGATCGGCCTTGAGGAACAGCGATCCGACCTCGGTCCAGCCGGTGCATTCATTGACCAGCACCAGGGTCTGGTGCTCCAGGCGGATGTTCAGCGACGGCGAAGAGGAGGCGTTGTTGACCACGCGATAGGAGAAGAAGGGCCGCTTCAGCCCCACCGCCGCCTTGACGCTGCCGATGCCGTCGATGTCGCCGGTGTCGCTCTCCTCGAGCATCAGTGTGTACCAGCGCTGCTCGGCCGGGATGGCGGCGGCGAAGCTGTCGCGGCTCAGGTCCAGACGCTCGGTCAGCTGGTCCGGATCCTCGGGCAGGCTGGTGAAGCCCGGGCCGGACAGGATGGCCAGCTCCAGCAAATGGTCGAGGTCGGCGGGCAGGGCAGGTCGGACGACGAGCATTTCTTACATCGTCTCCAGACGCAGGGATTTCAGGCGTTGGGCGTCGATCTCGCCCGAGGCCAGTTTACAAAGGATCAGGGCGCTGAGTTGCGCGCGCTCGACGAAGCTGTCGGGCCAGGCGAACTCCCGATCCGAATGGATGTCGCCGCCACGGACGCCGAGGGTATCGATATTGGGCAGGCCTGCGGCGTGCAGATTATTGCCCTCGCAGACCCCGCCGGACGGCGTCCAGGCGATGGTCTGGCCCAGCAGGGCGCCGGTCTCGCGCACGGCCTCGAACAGAGCGGTCTGGCTGGCGTCCATCGGCTTGGGCGCGCGGGTCATGCCGCCGTGCAAATCCAGGGTCAGCCCCTCGTACGGCGGCGTCGCGGCGATCTCGTGGATCGCTTCAGTGATCCAGGCGGCGCTTTGGGCGTCCGGGACACGGACGTTGAACCGCACCACGGCATTGTCGGCGACGACGTTCAGGGCTCCGCCTCCGCTGATCTTGGCGACATTGACCGTCACCCCCTCGCGGCGGCCGTTCAGGCCGTGCAGGGCGGCGGCGATGATGGCGGCCCCGGCGACGGCGTTGGCCCCCTCGTGGAAGGCCCG
The genomic region above belongs to Brevundimonas goettingensis and contains:
- a CDS encoding arginine N-succinyltransferase yields the protein MLVVRPALPADLDHLLELAILSGPGFTSLPEDPDQLTERLDLSRDSFAAAIPAEQRWYTLMLEESDTGDIDGIGSVKAAVGLKRPFFSYRVVNNASSSPSLNIRLEHQTLVLVNECTGWTEVGSLFLKADRRKGGAGRLLSQSRYMLIGAEPDLFADTVLAELRGVFTPDGACPFWDHVAHKFFPMPFDQADMMTGSTDKQFILDLAPRHPIYVDLLPEPARAVIGKVHPQGVPAMALLESEGFRPNGLIDIFDAGPTVACGRDNIRTVRDARSMSVAIAEEVEAELPSLISTNSVGAFRAVRQRVALDGDVATVSTETADALKVRAGDTVRIKA